Proteins from a genomic interval of Cyclopterus lumpus isolate fCycLum1 chromosome 18, fCycLum1.pri, whole genome shotgun sequence:
- the LOC117748169 gene encoding protein C-ets-2-like: protein MDCSAYELDTLEVPPLTPTSKEVLSQAVKASFAGFAQERINHHFPQEPTLWSEWEVNYWLDWCQAEFGLHCLGSDLRGLQGSELCGLERDAFLGLMSDCTAGEILWEHLETMRRECCSDFIQEHPDKHSYHVPYHPSERTDLLPLQPVTDQDYYLIKTQGLGHRGLSFREYVGNKTDLGRAVIPAAILAGYTGSGPIQLWQFLLELLTDRSCQSCISWTGDGWEFKLTDPDEVALLWGQRKNKPKMNYEKLSRGLRYYYDKNIIRKTAGKRYVYRFVCNLQGLLGYEPGELHAMLDSGNKNR, encoded by the exons ATGGACTGCAGTGCTTATG AGCTGGATACCCTGGAGGTCCCACCTCTCACCCCGACCAGTAAGGAGGTCCTCAGCCAGGCGGTGAAGGCCAGTTTCGCTGGATTTGCCCAGGAGAGAATCAACCATCACTTCCCACAGG AGCCTACCCTGTGGTCTGAGTGGGAGGTGAACTACTGGCTGGACTGGTGCCAGGCTGAGTTTGGTCTCCACTGCTTGGGTTCAGACCTGAGAGGCCTGCAGGGCAGTGAGCTGTGTGGCCTGGAAAGAGATGCTTTCCTGGGCCTCATGTCTGACTGCACGGCAGGAGAGATCCTGTGGGAGCATCTGGAGACCATGAGGAGAG AGTGCTGCTCAGACTTTATTCAGGAGCATCCAGACAAACACAGCTACCATGTTCCGTACCATCCCAGTGAGAGGACGGACCTTCTCCCGCTGCAGCCTGTAACGGATCAGGACTACTATCTGATCAAGACCCAAG GACTCGGACATCGTGGGCTC AGCTTCAGAGAGTATGTGGGCAACAAAACAGATCTGGGCAGAGCCGTGATACCAGCAGCTATCCTTGCCGGATACACTG GAAGTGGTCCCATTCAGCTCTGGCAGTTTCTGCTGGAGCTTCTCACAGACCGCAGCTGTCAGTCATGTATCAGCTGGACAGGAGATGGGTGGGAGTTCAAGCTGACGGACCCTGATGAG GTGGCCCTGCTGTGGGGTCAGAGGAAGAACAAACCCAAGATGAACTATGAGAAGCTGAGTCGCGGCCTGCGATACTACTACGACAAGAACATCATCCGCAAGACGGCCGGCAAACGCTATGTCTACCGCTTTGTCTGCAACCTGCAAGGCCTGCTGGGATATGAGCCCGGGGAGCTGCACGCCATGTTGGACAGCGGTAACAAGAATCGCTAG